The following DNA comes from Ascaphus truei isolate aAscTru1 chromosome 1, aAscTru1.hap1, whole genome shotgun sequence.
cctcattttaggggcaacttagttcacaccattttcacctgtttcaagtaattgaaaggtgtggctgattaggctttttggggaagggaaaaccgttcttacaacctcactagcacaactgaagttaatcacactcattggaaagcttcactttagctactaaatgccccaacaactcattacttatcaaaccgtacgtcacacattagttcactcatatctatagttgaactactatcaacgacacattatcacacactgcatgtgttgtcttgtttagtcacagccacattcaggtgtgccacatcttatattaatgtaccacacatatcctctaccaaaaacaacactttttgcaatatgaccaccttcatgataaccattgtgaatggtcatctcatgatagttatgtacattatgatactgatatcactacacaacatatgatttttatgtacaaatttaatgtatttttcctcacgcattactgcagaaccatagtatgttgtatgttagggaactcaaaacttctaagtacacaggcatgtacattgttattacaactatttatgttcactttcacacacacattttgggttaaggaaatgatgctgttagatactcataaatacagaacatacaataactgtttgttcaatatttacacatgtaaatgtaaaacttatgttattgttatatatagttgcccctgaaggacatgtgtcacctgagactgaacaagtgtcttcacctgggtcagccagctcaacacacctagaaggtgagtgtatcagttggtggccatataatatgtgctcttctatatgttatgttgtcatgttcattatttgttttgcacatcttctttaaataggattacttagtgtcagtgaaaatgaagtgtaaggcaacttgtattgtgttagtgatgttaactatcatgtaggagttgtgagtttacagcaagttttcattcactcatatttcatactgagtccaaacattattcttaagtcaaggtagtttttaatgtgaggttataaaacgtatggaaacatgttagttgttacttatgacacagtacaattacatagtaacacagcagagattaacatgacatttaataatttgtacatttatttgtagaacatgatgaagaggattttgatgatgatgatgatgatgatgatgatgccgccgccgccgccatagacacacaaatacaagcaagtgaccatgaagaggttccaattgaaactgttttaccgccaaaacgtccagcaaataccacatatgatgcaattgtagcttctgagggaaaaattgtggaagcagaaaatcgtcgccattctgacctgatgacagtgctggaaaggatgattgcactgcaggaagaaacagtttcacaattggcacatctccacagagtcttcattgaagtgcctaaacagttgcaaaaaatcaacacctcattcgaagcattagttgttcagcaaacacaagctaattactggagaatgactaatgtaccacgattcaacacctcacaggcaggatctgttcatgcaggtcagttttcaccacattcatctgatattcattcaccaggcccaaatgttaccggtcaagtagcagacattgctgtgcagtttcctgatgacatcctaccgctgccatctgtacaaattcagcagcagacacctacaaaggaggcaacaaaaacaaaacaagacacacatgaaacagaccaaccatcacttgtgcagtgtctaccaacttgctcacatgtgtcagtgggcacaagccctgtccgtgaacagtcactacccaaaagccctgtaggtgaatcactgcccaaaagccctgtaggtgaatcactgcccaaaagccctgtaggtgaatcactggccacaagccccgtaggtgaacagtcactgcccaaaagccctgtaggtgagtcactgcccacaagccctgcccgtgaagtgccagaggccactcaaagtggctctgctgtgcctaaagttggtggcaaaagaaaaaggaaaattcaagagacaacaagcaggcctgttactcgctcgcaaaaggaacaaaaaaaataaatgttataattcagaaaatatgtctttggccttgttttgttgacttcacattatctaattactattgtatgtatgctgaagactgtgttgtttccaaactttcaagtatgttcttgtacacgtgaagttttggaaatgttaacactcaattaatgaatagtgttataaatatttatgtattaatcgtctgttcagtaatggtccacctggaaccagttgcaaagtttagagaagctgccattgactttgcagcaaaacattgcatttgggtgtgttaattgatgtaagaattgcatatgcatattagtcacatgcatttataaaaacacctaagtaactgcaaacatctttcttgtacgtgtacagcaggattatgtgtaaattattacttacctttgccttgcttgggcattctaattttgtcctttaatcatttgtgtgttcttgtttcaataacatctcagaatgtataaaaatatatatacacacacacagtgtgtgtgtgtgtgtgtgtgtgtgtgtgtgtgtgtgtgtgtgtgtgtgtgtgtgtgtgtgtgtgtgtgtgtgtgtgtatgtgtgtgtgtgtgtgtgtgtgtgtgtgtgtgtgtgtgtgtatatatatatatatatatatatatatatatatatagtactatataaactggtatacatgtattttacaaactaatacacttcatgcttccttgtgaaagcacactattttaataatacaggcataatgtttgagaaatatcctaagtatgagactctaacagtattgtgcttaaacaaatgtttattacttcattcaatcatgtttctcaccatttaaataggtttcatacaaggtatacttactgccatcaatgttgtgtgtactcctgcaatattaaaaaaaataaaatataatatataaatatatatatatttttataagagagatatatttagatatatatatatacacacgtatttaaactcatgcagacagggagttaaccagactttcacatacacacagaaatgtaagcggggaaaaaacatttctttttgcaggtgtgtgtttgtactgatatgcctggctaagaactattttcacacagtggtctttgttagttttcaaaaaaacactatgtgaacgatttcaaagtctagggatgtttttcagaaacgagataaaagaaggagaaatgtttctcccacagtcccatatcactaaccacaactgttaacccaattagatttacaaagccaattggcgtttgaaataaggagtcaaagtagttagttttgatgaccttgacaaggaaaaacaggagtttgttagccattcagcacattcattttgatgagcaaataacacagacctgcacacagcttttgtgctactcagacatggctgatgaattcgttaccaatattaatccccttttagggtataagtacatgatctgtgaagccatcttgaacagtcgcggacagaaagcaagcacacgccaaatcgatgatttcattcgagcaaaatatccttattaccaagaccgtaagcatgcacggaattttaattcctcaataagattcactttatcaagtaatgacttttttgaacgtgaccaggataagctacaacacacctatggtttctggaagattgcccaggaaaaacaatttctcctgaaagacggcacttatattgtcgtgaaaggcatatttattcctaatggcaatagcaatgtatccgctactactgatccgtttgaatcgatacgtgctgcaatatctgcagcctccattcctgaaacccacattgtacaagaacaaaagtactatgattatgtaccaagcctttcagctgaaaatgcattggaatgggaacccgaagaaatgaacctacctcccgaccaattatttgaagaaagcagtggcgattcctatgagcgcttcctggaggagatatgtgtcatactggattcagcggttgggtcaagcgtggatgaaaatgccttgcatttctggagcgaccagttgcagccaggcgaagagttaattctagaagaatggtaaatataacaatcgttatgcgttgactctgcgtttaaattttttttttttttgtaaccaccattttcactttcaatgcgtggatacagcgtaacattgcagactgcataacatgtagcgatcacaaacaaattgtttcctaatacaatatagtagaacctgaaagagtagtacacattgctgacggtatacatatacgtactttcctatccctttaaacatattagcaacatttttccataactctaacacatacctgttttgttatcatgcaacatctacaacattgaaaaccgggtccaccacgtatgatgtgggacccttgtcatgggccaaggcgtccttaaaaaggattacggatgtaagtcccgcccccaagcgacgtgcgcacctcaaagcctattggctgtcatgttttgttatagtaacggtaactgcagtgtgtgatgcgtgcggctcagtgtttgtaggcgtaccctgggcgttagccgaatgttaattgagtgggaggagtgttagcgtgcgtttcacgctggcttaacatgacgtcacacgtattgcatttgcgcattgtgttatcggccgtcctttctgtccaaacacgtctggtttaaaagaatacagatgtactcgtttagaatgattttagtttcatcttcattgtatttgaaataaagatgtgatgtttactggtattttctacatgtattgaacgcacaacgttcgctttgttttgcgcatgcgctaacagttagtggagccaagcgtgaagtgcgtgcgcacactaagatgtgcgcgcacatttttcagtatacaggcaacgttcacttcatatacatagttatggctgctacaaatgataataaaaattacatactgatgtacacttgtagttgtaacatataaatgagtgacgtgtgtatgtacacaatcatatagagctgtgtaacgcgttgtcacggatacatatatagtaaggtgccatatttgaccatcatgtgtttgctgtatttcagagatgtcggggaagatacaatcggatcaatgtatgatttcagaagagtctacctttatatgagatgattgtgaggaggagccaccgactactatactacatatggaactaattttatattgcttgcagcgcttattaacaaacaattaaaaaagtgatacccttatgcctatattgcataagcacttaattaacataatgatgttgcaaaatagtgcctattgaatttttcttgagtgttctttaatgactactaacattttatgacatggtgtgttttttatataacaaccattcccactctgctaacacatttgtgtattctattgtgtaatggaacgtatgactgtcgaaactatgtaacaataataataataataatatgagcatgttcatgtatagggctgctagttgtacgcagcgatttacagacacatgtttcagcctgaggtccctggcccgtggaacgtacaaatgtttttttgccgcatgaggcacagggagataaagtgacttggccaaggtcacaaggagcccacaccgggaattgaaccagactcccctgcttcaaactatcagtgccagtgtgtgtctttactcactgagccactccttctcccaatgtaaaggacacttacaaccaagtagccatttatatttaaaatctcttgttacatgggtatgtagataaaatggtttgggactgtagcaaataatgttactggccagatgttatggtcccctccaatgcatgatgttctgaatatgacatcaccatcatgttatgaagtacgtttctgtgtatatttcattaacctaactaactatagtttacggtgtttattaatcgtttaaaaatacatagtatagtcaatatgatgatataagctaccataataaagctggtgttatcatttgtcggtgttatacatggatcctacaccaattgatagagacacaaacagttgtcttaaaaagtgtgtctatgctagtgatgaatgtgctcccgtaagtaaacaaataagtacagttatccccttttctccaaacacctctatattacattaatggaaattataaggaaacatacataaaatgtgatgaaatgtgagtaatcattttgtaatacaatgcacatgaaacctcaagagtagctaaatgcatatacatgatacagaaagtacatatatgtaacatttgtgtttaaaccaatatgttgggtttttagttcaaataattataggaagattgaggtagccacatcttatgagagatgtcagcaaatatacataccatgatcagtcatactggagatatacctataatgcaaaggaacaatatataaattgcaaacattgacatgccatcttcagtaccgtaaacaacacagcaaagtgtgtatttggtgttaaatgtgcaacaccatgtatatttaatcacattcaaaatgtaaatgagcctggtgtacacatcatatggatgtacatgttacactgcaccaataacattgtatgtaagcatactagaagcatgaatgagtatgggcataatatgtgtattgtgttagcataaggaacaacacaatgctaaaatattagtgctttgttaccccagttgtattcacatacacacaactaaagtacaattgaagagggattatataacctgtgcaacaataacataccggtgccacatccctttgtgcacacagcagagaaaagaaaggtgtgcaacccatattcatctgtgtcctaacagaaggttatataaaaaaaaattattgttaagataacataatgtaagtataaaagtagaacttggaacatatctgttttt
Coding sequences within:
- the LOC142502418 gene encoding uncharacterized protein LOC142502418; the protein is MTSLMTDGSDTADIDAHCGLNLDIFTQHATHLDDVAPNLVENLVDPVSSSSTDIAPPVPTLICSDILALDIVIPTEFDCFAPEGHVSPETEQVSSPGSASSTHLEEHDEEDFDDDDDDDDDAAAAAIDTQIQASDHEEVPIETVLPPKRPANTTYDAIVASEGKIVEAENRRHSDLMTVLERMIALQEETVSQLAHLHRVFIEVPKQLQKINTSFEALVVQQTQANYWRMTNVPRFNTSQAGSVHAGQFSPHSSDIHSPGPNVTGQVADIAVQFPDDILPLPSVQIQQQTPTKEATKTKQDTHETDQPSLVQCLPTCSHVSVGTSPVREQSLPKSPVGESLPKSPVGESLPKSPVGESLATSPVGEQSLPKSPVGESLPTSPAREVPEATQSGSAVPKVGGKRKRKIQETTSRPVTRSQKEQKK